One part of the Raphanus sativus cultivar WK10039 chromosome 7, ASM80110v3, whole genome shotgun sequence genome encodes these proteins:
- the LOC108816855 gene encoding glucan endo-1,3-beta-glucosidase 12 isoform X2, with amino-acid sequence MKMMTITNDAFWILLILFISMASSSTIPSLQGSGIGTNYGRYSSNLGAPEIGINYGRYGTNLPPPEALPSLITSLSIKHVKTFDMDPRITTSFANTGISLSLCIPNDKIPTLSTNLSEADSIIRTFILPYHKTTIITSISVGNEVSLLPQFSPHLLSAIVNVHRAIKRYRLHKKIKVTTTHSLAILSRRFPPSTARFHGSFGESVLKPLVRFLLRTKSPLMVNVYPYLAYKQSFPSIPLDFALFQPANGSKRRMYRDPYSGVAYTNLFDVMMDSVDSAVKALGLPKVPVVVSEIGWPSSGDPDEAAASLENARVFNQRLVEHLRRREKKVTVYIFALFDEDMKTGATVEKHWGLLYGNGSRKYDLNISPPV; translated from the exons atgaagatgatgacgaTAACGAACGATGCTTTCTGGATTCTCTTGATCTTGTTCATCTCAATGGCTTCTTCCTCCACGATTCCATCGCTACAAG GTTCAGGAATCGGAACCAACTACGGACGATACAGCTCCAATCTTGGTG CTCCAGAGATCGGAATCAACTACGGCCGTTACGGCACCAACCTCCCTCCACCAGAAGCCTTACCATCCCTCATCACCTCTCTCTCCATCAAACACGTCAAAACCTTCGACATGGACCCAAGAATCACAACCTCCTTCGCCAACACAGGCATCTCCCTCTCCCTCTGCATCCCCAACGACAAGATCCCGACCCTCTCCACCAACCTCTCCGAAGCCGACTCCATCATCCGAACCTTCATCCTACCATACCACAAGACCACGATCATCACCTCGATCTCCGTCGGCAACGAAGTCTCCCTCCTCCCTCAGTTCTCCCCGCACTTACTCTCCGCTATCGTCAACGTCCACCGAGCCATCAAACGGTACCGACTCCACAAGAAGATCAAAGTGACCACCACTCACTCCCTCGCGATCCTCTCGCGGCGTTTCCCTCCCTCGACGGCCAGGTTCCACGGATCGTTCGGCGAATCGGTGCTGAAACCGCTCGTTAGGTTTCTGCTGAGGACCAAGTCTCCTCTCATGGTGAACGTCTACCCTTACTTGGCGTACAAGCAATCTTTCCCGTCGATTCCGTTAGATTTCGCTCTGTTTCAGCCGGCGAACGGATCTAAGCGGCGGATGTACAGAGATCCGTACAGTGGAGTCGCGTACACTAACTTGTTCGATGTAATGATGGACTCGGTGGACTCCGCCGTGAAGGCTCTGGGGTTGCCGAAGGTTCCGGTGGTTGTGTCGGAGATCGGGTGGCCGTCGAGTGGAGATCCCGACGAAGCGGCGGCGAGTTTGGAGAACGCTAGGGTTTTTAATCAGCGGTTGGTTGAGCATTTGAGGAGAAGGGAGAAGAAGGTTACTGTGTATATATTTGCTCTGTTTGATGAAGATATGAAGACTGGTGCCACCGTGGAGAAGCACTGGGGGTTGCTGTATGGTAACGGATCGAGGAAGTATGATCTGAATATCTCGCCGCCGGTTTGA
- the LOC108816855 gene encoding glucan endo-1,3-beta-glucosidase 12 isoform X1, which produces MKMMTITNDAFWILLILFISMASSSTIPSLQGSGIGTNYGRYSSNLGGNLFHILFPLSRLILDRFLLLLHFPAPEIGINYGRYGTNLPPPEALPSLITSLSIKHVKTFDMDPRITTSFANTGISLSLCIPNDKIPTLSTNLSEADSIIRTFILPYHKTTIITSISVGNEVSLLPQFSPHLLSAIVNVHRAIKRYRLHKKIKVTTTHSLAILSRRFPPSTARFHGSFGESVLKPLVRFLLRTKSPLMVNVYPYLAYKQSFPSIPLDFALFQPANGSKRRMYRDPYSGVAYTNLFDVMMDSVDSAVKALGLPKVPVVVSEIGWPSSGDPDEAAASLENARVFNQRLVEHLRRREKKVTVYIFALFDEDMKTGATVEKHWGLLYGNGSRKYDLNISPPV; this is translated from the exons atgaagatgatgacgaTAACGAACGATGCTTTCTGGATTCTCTTGATCTTGTTCATCTCAATGGCTTCTTCCTCCACGATTCCATCGCTACAAG GTTCAGGAATCGGAACCAACTACGGACGATACAGCTCCAATCTTGGTGGTAATCTCTTTCACATTCTGTTCCCACTTTCTCGCTTGATTCTTGatcgttttcttcttcttcttcactttccAGCTCCAGAGATCGGAATCAACTACGGCCGTTACGGCACCAACCTCCCTCCACCAGAAGCCTTACCATCCCTCATCACCTCTCTCTCCATCAAACACGTCAAAACCTTCGACATGGACCCAAGAATCACAACCTCCTTCGCCAACACAGGCATCTCCCTCTCCCTCTGCATCCCCAACGACAAGATCCCGACCCTCTCCACCAACCTCTCCGAAGCCGACTCCATCATCCGAACCTTCATCCTACCATACCACAAGACCACGATCATCACCTCGATCTCCGTCGGCAACGAAGTCTCCCTCCTCCCTCAGTTCTCCCCGCACTTACTCTCCGCTATCGTCAACGTCCACCGAGCCATCAAACGGTACCGACTCCACAAGAAGATCAAAGTGACCACCACTCACTCCCTCGCGATCCTCTCGCGGCGTTTCCCTCCCTCGACGGCCAGGTTCCACGGATCGTTCGGCGAATCGGTGCTGAAACCGCTCGTTAGGTTTCTGCTGAGGACCAAGTCTCCTCTCATGGTGAACGTCTACCCTTACTTGGCGTACAAGCAATCTTTCCCGTCGATTCCGTTAGATTTCGCTCTGTTTCAGCCGGCGAACGGATCTAAGCGGCGGATGTACAGAGATCCGTACAGTGGAGTCGCGTACACTAACTTGTTCGATGTAATGATGGACTCGGTGGACTCCGCCGTGAAGGCTCTGGGGTTGCCGAAGGTTCCGGTGGTTGTGTCGGAGATCGGGTGGCCGTCGAGTGGAGATCCCGACGAAGCGGCGGCGAGTTTGGAGAACGCTAGGGTTTTTAATCAGCGGTTGGTTGAGCATTTGAGGAGAAGGGAGAAGAAGGTTACTGTGTATATATTTGCTCTGTTTGATGAAGATATGAAGACTGGTGCCACCGTGGAGAAGCACTGGGGGTTGCTGTATGGTAACGGATCGAGGAAGTATGATCTGAATATCTCGCCGCCGGTTTGA
- the LOC108816851 gene encoding UV-stimulated scaffold protein A homolog — MEARDEDAGGKVIGLIERATKPSAQEVDPRLLKAIKSTLRYSDSEVRLGAKTLMELMKHNHSQVRLLTLLIIDELFMRSKLFRTLIVEKFDQLLSLSVGFRTSLPLPAPPAVATVLRTKAIEFLEKWNLSFGLHYKEIRLGFDHLKNTLKLKFPDLQANAARRQREALERETRTKEILRGKFESLRDGFGVLKGEIEETIKEIKEGLEIVQWRGDDGVPLAILDEEDYEEIRCSHLRQIRMDSLMQSDKVEETSENRVVFDVLREQGKLLMKKHLVSVQDGISLLIRVDVSDNRTRDSMLKELIDIRNSILATEKKCEQAGFTISRMIDTGEKEEEEEDIWEEDDGKVVTDPVKKVAPLRRVQNGEGSSFRSPSEANRSTSEPSSNKASSSKTVGRSGDTLRDKLISEAPVVNWGSQLSSWDSTTEARANHRGLEVENHWGRVDQDAVIPADKIAELNLQATVYREERTEIPPCHAPLKKGGLCQRRDLRACPFHGPIVPRDNEGNPIIKESPLDHESENQTSSSSGINQEDDVPMDETTSDSDPNQLARQIAKQALKNIREKDREELRKKAKRAKHAKVKEHNFSVLRDAALASTSKSAVIDEEFDRVFAERKNKKQTFSLTRRKKTTAKDRISERLLSNRAKGTKPKQLPQGNDDEKHRETSANQW; from the exons ATGGAAGCGAGAGACGAAGACGCGGGAGGAAAAGTTATTGGGTTGATAGAGCGAGCGACGAAACCGTCTGCGCAAGAGGTTGACCCGAGGCTGCTCAAAGCGATCAAATCAACTCTTCGCTATTCCGATTCGGAGGTCCGACTCGGTGCCAAAACCCTAATGGAGCTCATGAAACATAACCACTCTCAG gTTCGGTTATTGACGCTTTTAATCATCGACGAGCTATTCATGAGATCAAAGCTCTTCAGAACACTAATAGTTGAGAAGTTCGATCAGCTTTTGAGTTTAAGTGTTGGGTTTAGAACCAGCCTGCCTCTTCCTGCACCACCCGCTGTCGCCACCGTTTTGCGTACAAAGGCTATTGAGTTCTTGGAGAAGTGGAATCTTTCGTTTGGGTTACACTACAAGGAGATTAGGCTTGGTTTCGATCACCTTAAGAACACCCTCAAGCTCAAGTTCCCTGATCTGCAGGCAAACGCTGCGCGGAGACAGAGAGAGGCGCTCGAGAGAGAGACGAGGACGAAGGAGATTTTGAGAGGCAAGTTTGAGTCTTTGAGGGATGGGTTTGGAGTGTTGAAAGGTGAGATTGAGGAGACGATAAAGGAGATCAAGGAGGGTCTTGAGATTGTTCAGTGGAGAGGGGATGATGGTGTTCCACTTGCGATCTTAGATGAGGAGGATTACGAGGAGATACGGTGTTCTCATCTGAGGCAGATTCGTATGGATTCGTTGATGCAGTCTGATAAGGTTGAGGAGACTAGTGAAAACAGAGTGGTGTTTGATGTGTTGAGGGAACAGGGGAAGCTTCTGATGAAAAAGCATTTGGTCTCGGTTCAAGATGGGATCTCTCTTCTCATAAGGGTTGATGTAAGTGATAACAGGACCAGAGATTCCATGTTGAAAGAGTTGATTGATATTAGGAATAGCATATTGGCAACTGAGAAGAAATGTGAGCAAGCTGGTTTTACAATCTCAAGAATGATTGACACTggggagaaagaagaagaagaagaagatatctgGGAGGAAGATGATGGCAAGGTTGTAACTGATCCAGTCAAAAAGGTGGCTCCTTTGAGGAGAGTTCAGAACGGTGAGGGTTCGTCCTTTCGGTCACCAAGTGAAGCAAATAGGTCTACATCAGAACCTAGCTCCAACAAGGCGTCTAGTAGTAAAACGGTTGGAAGAAGTGGTGACACTCTTAGGGATAAGCTAATCTCTGAAGCTCCTGTGGTGAATTGGGGATCACAGTTGAGTAGTTGGGACTCAACTACGGAAGCTCGAGCTAACCACCGAGGCTTAGAGGTCGAGAACCACTGGGGCAGGGTGGATCAAGATGCTGTAATTCCAGCAGATAAAATAGCAGAACTAAATCTTCAAGCAACTGTTTATAGAGAAGAGAGGACAGAGATACCTCCATGCCATGCTCCTCTAAAGAAAGGTGGTCTTTGCCAGAGAAGAGATCTACGAGCCTGCCCGTTTCATGGACCCATTGTACCTCGGGATAATGAAGGAAACCCCATAATCAAGGAATCTCCATTAGATCATGAGAGTGAAAACCAAACCTCTTCTAGTTCAGGGATCAACCAGGAGGACGACGTGCCTATGGATGAAACAACTTCAGATTCTGATCCTAACCAGTTAGCTAGGCAAATAGCGAAACAAGCTCTGAAGAATATCAGGGAGAAAGACAGAGAGGAGTTAAGGAAAAAAGCAAAGCGGGCAAAGCATGCTAAGGTTAAGGAACATAACTTTTCAGTTCTGCGTGATGCTGCTTTAGCGTCAACGTCTAAATCAGCTGTCATCGACGAAGAGTTTGATAGAGTTTTTGCTGAAAGGAAAAACAAGAAGCAAACCTTTTCCTTGACACGGCGTAAGAAAACAACGGCTAAAGATAGAATATCCGAGAGACTGTTAAGTAACCGAGCAAAAGGTACTAAACCGAAGCAGTTGCCTCAGGGCAATGATGATGAGAAGCACAGGGAAACATCGGCTAACCAGTGGTAA
- the LOC108816857 gene encoding E3 ubiquitin-protein ligase SINAT3, with product MDLDSMDCASTVDITNDEEIHQDRHSYASVSKHHSNNSNANAAASGLLPTTTSVHELLECPVCTNSMYPPIHQCHNGHTLCSTCKNRVHNRCPTCRQELGDIRCLALEKVAESLELPCKYMSLGCPEIFPYYSKLKHETVCNFRPYNCPYAGSECSVMGDIPFLVAHLRDDHKVDMHSGCTFNHRYVKSNPREVENATWMLTVFHCFGQYFCLHFEAFQLGMAPVYMAFLRFMGDETEARNYNYSLEVGGYGRKLIWEGTPRSVRDSHRKVRDSHDGLIIQRNMALFFSGGDRKELKLRVTGRIWKEQQQQSGEGGGGACIPNLS from the exons ATGGATTTGGATAGCATGGACTGTGCTTCAACCGTAGATATCACAAATGACGAAGAGATCCACCAAGATCGCCATTCCTACGCATCGGTTTCGAAGCATCACAGTAATAACAGCAACGCGAATGCTGCTGCTTCTGGTCTTCTTCCGACAACCACCAGTGTTCACGAGCTTCTCGAATGTCCTGTCTGCACCAATTCTATGTACCCTCCTATTCATCAG TGTCACAACGGACATACTCTATGTTCAACTTGTAAGAACAGGGTTCACAATCGCTGCCCTACTTGTAGACAAGAGCTCGGTGATATCCGTTGCTTGGCACTCGAAAAAGTAGCGGAATCTCTTGAGCTACCTTGCAAGTATATGTCGCTTGGCTGTCCTGAGATATTCCCTTATTACAGTAAGCTGAAACACGAGACTGTGTGTAACTTCAGGCCGTATAACTGCCCGTACGCTGGTTCCGAGTGTTCTGTTATGGGTGATATCCCTTTCTTAGTTGCTCATCTGAGGGATGATCACAAGGTGGATATGCATTCTGGGTGTACTTTCAACCATCGTTATGTCAAGTCTAATCCTCGTGAAGTCGAAAACGCCACGTGGATGTTAACT gTCTTTCACTGCTTTGGTCAATACTTCTGTCTCCACTTTGAGGCATTCCAGCTCGGTATGGCTCCAGTGTACATGGCGTTCCTGCGTTTCATGGGGGACGAGACAGAAGCTCGGAACTACAACTACAGTTTAGAAGTTGGAGGTTATGGTCGGAAGCTGATTTGGGAAGGAACACCGAGAAGCGTAAGAGACAGTCACAGGAAAGTTAGAGACAGTCATGATGGGCTAATCATACAGAGAAATATGGCTCTCTTCTTCTCGGGTGGAGACAGGAAAGAGCTGAAACTGCGAGTTACTGGAAGAATCTGGAaagagcagcagcagcaaagTGGTGAAGGTGGAGGAGGAGCTTGCATCCCGAACTTGTCttaa
- the LOC108816849 gene encoding uncharacterized protein LOC108816849 has translation MEVLLNSALPNGFLNFSSLSSNPKKKLTNKRTQHRFNSPISEFPYHRASILRVSARFGEPSSQRRRRNSLRKKIIGDENWRIPSSDPGTKTPNQNHNLDRSDDVLVELSRKDKILPDSNLLNELEDWVTRYKKEAEYWGIGSNPIFTVYQDSNGDVERVEVDEEEVLSRGSSLEDVESVRDKVLYAKKLAQQMESGESVIHKDSTLVKFVSSSDEKEEVRFVSSIRNAVLRLDLVPKLPAIGRAVLCGYIGLWLLKTVFVYRKSNEVECSELEKEMVRRKMKARKEKEVMEKGTVEVLQEEEGLEKPKFEKPKFDRDELMSSISKVKGSEKKLELWDSSQVESGESMEFDNKIHEIKAMARRAREIEAVMELNEKEKRDVNKEMGEHDEGISMRSQSSLSEDDDDDKYESLATSSKSDQENTELSGLAIPVVNGAMVDSGFPNHEMAASDAEKEVPLVPTDGIIHQSSDVSKDKLSMMDNSTSRKSRVIRSVKEAKEFLSTRSGEEEFTPKMAQDSDEIFPKQKDEKRNPARRRKLADKKAGNGTLKSTVESTSSKPLGKDDYEKVSEPGKQGSSTNKIGERETSSSGGTERIEKEQPSAEENWMEKHYHELEPIAEKMRAGFRDNYMAARKKENQEPGTIAEIAEIYRNEDNDELEWMKDEKLRDIVFLVRDNELAGRDPFHLINAEDKAMFLQGLEKKVEKENEKLSHLHQWIHSNVENLDYGVDGISVYDPPEKVRPRWKGPPPTLEKNPEFLNNYNEQREALFSGKAASVSPVKKESLQESSQSPSSENTPTSSSEVTSSHPKIVVEGSDGSVRPGKKSGKEFWQHTKKWSPGFLELYNAETDPEVKAVMRDMGKDLDRWITEDEIKDVADMMEKLPERNKQFMEKKLNKLKREMELFGPQAVLSKYREYGEDDKEEDYLWWLDLPHVLCLELYTVDEKGDQQVGFYTLEMAKDLELEPKPHHVIAFENAADCKNLCYIIQAHLDMLRTGNVFIVPRPPKDTFREAKANGFGVTIIRKGELKLNIDEPLEEVEERICEIGSKMYHDKIMGDRSVDISSMMKGVFNLKTKPSGRRRQRLKQALKDSNKKCS, from the exons ATGGAGGTTCTTCTAAACTCTGCTCTTCCTAACGGCTTCTTAAATTTCTCGTCTTTATCCTCCAATCCGAAGAAGAAACTCACCAACAAGAGAACCCAACATCGATTCAACTCACCCATCTCCGAATTCCCCTACCACCGCGCTTCAATCCTCCGAGTCTCGGCTCGTTTCGGAGAGCCCTCAAGTCAGCGAAGAAGACGTAACTCGCTGAGGAAGAAGATCATCGGCGATGAGAATTGGCGTATTCCTTCTTCTGACCCAGGTACGAAAACTCCAAACCAAAACCATAATCTCGATCGTAGCGATGACGTGCTCGTCGAGTTAAGTAGGAAAGATAAGATTTTGCCGGATTCGAATCTGTTGAATGAGCTTGAAGATTGGGTTACACGGTATAAGAAGGAAGCAGAGTATTGGGGGATTGGTTCCAATCCCATTTTCACAGTCTATCAGGATTCGAATGGGGACGTGGAGAGAGTAGaggttgatgaagaagaagtcttGAGTAGAGGATCGTCTCTGGAGGATGTTGAATCAGTGAGGGATAAGGTTCTGTATGCTAAAAAGTTAGCTCAACAGATGGAGAGTGGGGAGAGTGTGATACATAAGGATAGTACTCTGGtcaagtttgtttcttcttctgatGAAAAGGAAGAGGTTCGGTTCGTTAGCTCGATACGAAACGCTGTTCTTCGTCTTGATTTAGTTCCTAAGTTGCCGGCTATTGGAAGAGCTGTTTTGTGTGGGTACATTGGACTCTGGTTGCTGAAGACGGTGTTTGTGTATAGGAAGAGTAATGAGGTTGAGTGCAGTGAGTTGGAGAAGGAGATGGTGAGGAGAAAGATGAAAGCTCGGAAGGAGAAGGAAGTGATGGAGAAAGGTACCGTGGAAGTTTTGCAGGAGGAGGAGGGTTTGGAGAAGCCTAAATTTGAGAAGCCTAAGTTTGATCGTGATGAGCTTATGAGTAGTATATCTAAAGTAAAGGGTTCAGAGAAGAAACTGGAACTCTGGGATTCTTCTCAGGTTGAGAGTGGTGAATCTATGGAGTTTGATAATAAGATCCATGAGATCAAAGCAATGGCTAGACGAGCAAGGGAGATAGAAGCTGTCATGGAACTTAATGAAAAGGAGAAGCGCGATGTGAACAAAGAAATGGGGGAGCATGATGAAGGTATAAGCATGCGGTCACAGAGCAGTCTAagtgaagatgatgatgatgataaataTGAAAGCTTGGCAACTTCGAGTAAAAGCGATCAAGAAAACACTGAACTTTCAGGTTTGGCTATTCCAGTAGTGAATGGGGCTATGGTGGATTCTGGTTTTCCGAATCATGAAATGGCAGCATCTGACGCAGAAAAGGAGGTACCACTAGTTCCTACAGACGGAATCATACATCAATCTTCTGATGTTTCTAAGGATAAGTTGAGTATGATGGATAATAGCACTAGTCGGAAGTCACGGGTCATACGGTCTGTTAAAGAGGCTAAAGAGTTCCTTTCAACAAGAAGTGGTGAGGAAGAGTTTACTCCAAAAATGGCTCAGGACAGTGATGAAATCTTCCCAAAGCAGAAAGATGAAAAGCGTAATCCAGCTAGAAGACGCAAATTGGCTGACAAAAAGGCAGGCAATGGAACCTTGAAATCTACGGTTGAGTCTACTTCTTCCAAACCGTTAGGTAAGGATGATTACGAGAAAGTTTCAGAACCGGGCAAGCAAGGAAGTTCTACAAACAAAATAGGAGAGCGTGAGACAAGCTCTTCCGGTGGTACTGAACGTATAGAGAAGGAACAACCATCAGCGGAGGAAAACTGGATGGAGAAACACTACCATGAACTTGAACCTATTGCTGAGAAAATGAGAGCAGGATTTAGAGATAACTACATGGctgcaagaaagaaagaaaatcagGAGCCAGGTACGATTGCTGAAATTGCAGAAATTTACCGCAATGAGGATAACGATGAGCTTGAGTGGATGAAGGACGAAAAGCTAAGAGACATTGTCTTCCTTGTTCGAGATAATGAGCTGGCTGGTAGAGATCCATTTCACCTGATTAACGCCGAAGACAAAGCTATGTTTTTGCAAGGATTGGAGAAGAaagttgaaaaagaaaatgagaaactGTCTCATCTGCATCAGTGGATTCATTCAAACGTTGAAAATCTTGACTATGGAGTAG ATGGCATTAGTGTGTATGATCCACCAGAGAAAGTCAGGCCGAGGTGGAAAGGGCCTCCTCCTACGCTTGAGAAGAACCCTGAGTTTCTCAATAACTATAATGAACAGCGAGAGGCATTGTTTTCTGGAAAGGCTGCGTCTGTGTCTCCTGTGAAAAAGGAATCTCTTCAGGAATCATCACAGTCTCCTTCCTCTGAGAACACTCCCACTTCTTCATCTGAAGTTACCTCAAGCCATCCAAAGATTGTTGTAGAAGGAAGTGACGGATCTGTTAGACCTGGGAAGAAGTCAGGAAAAGAGTTTTGGCAGCACACAAAGAAATGGTCACCCGGGTTCTTGGAGTTGTACAATGCAGAGACTGATCCAGAAGTGAAAGCTGTTATGAGAGACATGGGGAAAGACTTGGACCGATGGATCACAGAAGACGAAATCAAAGACGTTGCTGATATGATGGAGAAGCTACCAGAGAGGAACAAGCAGTTCATGGAAAAGAAACTTAACAAACTTAAGAGAGAGATGGAGTTGTTCGGTCCTCAAGCTGTTTTGAGCAAATACCGCGAGTATGGAGAAGATGATAAGGAAGAAGATTATCTATGGTGGTTGGATCTTCCGCATGTACTG TGTCTTGAATTGTACACGGTTGATGAGAAAGGAGACCAACAAGTAGGGTTCTACACATTGGAAATGGCAAAAGATCTCGAGTTAGAACCCAAACCACATCACGTGATTGCTTTCGAGAACGCAGCAGACTGTAAAAACCTCTGTTACATTATTCAAGCTCATTTGGATATGCTTAGAACTGGAAACGTTTTCATTGTACCCCGCCCGCCAAAG GATACATTTCGAGAAGCCAAAGCGAACGGGTTTGGTGTAACGATTATTAGGAAAGGAGAACTGAAGTTGAATATAGATGAACCATTAGAGGAAGTAGAGGAACGGATATGTGAGATAGGAAGCAAGATGTACCACGATAAGATCATGGGAGATCGATCTGTGGATATAAGCTCGATGATGAAAGGTGTCTTTAACCTCAAGACCAAACCTAGCGGCCGAAGAAGACAACGTTTGAAGCAGGCTCTGAAAGATTCTAACAAGAAATGTAGCTGA
- the LOC108816858 gene encoding uncharacterized protein LOC108816858: MESLTSSNPSFSKSLSLYPSSPPPLSFLNLPSSIHKLEPPKCSKPSSNPQPDFNPKLNPFRVLRPIIRTFKGLVSSQSRQWTSRFRAYRDDTASFSEHFFPGGDLNRSGGLGIALLSVTASAKVKISPFVATLSANPTFVSAVFAWFFAQTSKMVINFFIERKWDLSLLFASGGMPSSHSALCMALTTSVALCHGVADSLFPVCLGFSLIVMYDAIGVRRHAGMQAEVLNLIIRDLFEGHPISQRKLKELLGHTPSQVLAGALVGIVIACYCCQGHLVSA; the protein is encoded by the exons ATGGAGTCCCTCACATCATCAAATCCTTCCTTCTCAAAAAGCTTATCTCTTTacccttcttctcctcctcctctctcctTCCTTAACCTACCTTCTTCCATCCACAAACTCGAACCTCCCAAATGCTCCAAACCATCCTCCAATCCCCAACCTGATTTCAATCCAAAGCTAAACCCTTTCCGCGTACTGCGCCCAATCATCCGAACCTTCAAAGGTCTGGTCTCCTCCCAGTCCCGGCAATGGACGTCGCGTTTCCGAGCTTACAGGGACGACACGGCGTCGTTTTCGGAACACTTCTTCCCCGGAGGAGATTTGAACCGGAGCGGGGGTCTGGGGATCGCCCTCTTGAGCGTCACGGCTTCAGCCAAGGTAAAGATCAGTCCTTTCGTGGCGACGCTCTCGGCGAACCCGACGTTCGTGTCGGCGGTGTTCGCGTGGTTCTTCGCGCAGACGAGTAAGATGGTTATCAATTTCTTCATCGAGAGGAAGTGGGACTTGAGTTTGCTGTTTGCCTCTGGTGGGATGCCTTCTTCGCATTCTGCTCTGTGTATGGCTTTGACGACGTCTGTTGCGCTTTGTCATGGGGTTGCGGACTCGTTGTTTCCTGTCTGTTTGGGGTTTAGTTTGATTGTTATGTATGATGCTATTGGTGTTCGACGCCATGCCGGTATGCAAGCTGAG GTTCTGAACTTGATCATAAGGGACTTGTTCGAAGGACATCCCATCAGtcaaagaaaactaaaagaattGCTCGGTCACACCCCTTCGCAGGTTCTTGCAGGAGCATTAGTTGGTATTGTGATTGCCTGCTATTGTTGCCAAGGCCATCTAGTCTCAGCCTAA
- the LOC108833789 gene encoding uncharacterized protein LOC108833789, protein MADVVDAMERRKALTICCFSVIMLDKSGLKQTFMFPQEKEYPTEEVEEGFVPWLLWRIWKNRNEFVFRGTDYMAQATTRKAWEDAVAWRDRVEVEIEEVKRPAAEAPIVKWKPPDSLKFKCNTDGAWTKESELGGVGWILRDHHGLLVWAGARKMTGLRSAIEAEAEALRWASQTLAGFGYKEVTFESDSLQLVKMLKGEEKWWTVLEPILQDIVISLSVIAGWKVQFVPRDGNKSADRIAKETSTFMSFVPKLYSMMPLWLSSCLQADKPFVRQ, encoded by the exons ATGGCGGATGTAGTAGATGCGATGGAGAGAAGGAAAGCGTTAACCATCTGCTGTTTCAGTGTCATTATGCTAGACAAATCTGGGCTGAAGCAAACATTCATGTTCCCCCAGGAG AAAGAGTACCCTACCGAGGAAGTGGAGGAAGGATTTGTTCCATGGTTGTTATGGAGAATCTGGAAGAACAGGAATGAATTTGTGTTTAGAGGCACAGATTATATGGCTCAGGCCACAACCAGAAAAGCTTGGGAGGATGCAGTAGCATGGAGAGATAGAGTTGAGGTTGAAATTGAGGAGGTTAAAAGACCTGCAGCAGAAGCACCAATAGTGAAATGGAAACCACCAGATTCTTTGAAGTTCAAGTGTAACACTGATGGAGCATGGACTAAGGAATCAGAATTGGGAGGTGTGGGGTGGATATTGAGAGATCATCATGGTCTTCTGGTGTGGGCAGGGGCGAGAAAAATGACTGGGTTGAGATCGGCAATTGAAGCAGAAGCGGAAGCATTGAGATGGGCCTCTCAAACACTGGCTGGATTTGGATACAAGGAGGTAACATTTGAATCTGACTCTCTACAATTAGTAAAGATGTTGAAAGGAGAAGAGAAATGGTGGACAGTGTTGGAGCCTATCCTACAAGATATTGTCATTTCACTCTCAGTTATTGCAGGGTGGAAAGTTCAGTTTGTCCCAAGAGATGGTAATAAATCAGCAGATAGAATAGCAAAGGAGACTTCTACATTCATGTCCTTTGTCCCTAAGCTTTATTCTATGATGCCTTTGTGGTTAAGTTCTTGTTTACAGGCTGATAAGCCATTTGTAAGACAATGA